A section of the Pseudomonas tritici genome encodes:
- a CDS encoding iron ABC transporter substrate-binding protein has translation MMIRDTHLKTSLLRGLTITLLGLTLLSPTAYSADKVSLTLYNGQHKEVGDELAKAFEAKTGIHVNVRKGSSNQLASQVVEEGDRSPADVIYTEESPPLNKLGEQGLLAKIDASTLDVLPKDYVGANGDWMGVTARTRVVAFNPKLIAEKDLPKSVLDFAGPEWQGKVGFVPTSGAFQEQAVAIIKLHGREAAEEWLTGLRAFGKVYSNNMVALKAVENGEVATVLVNNYYWFALKKEKTNLDSQLHYFTNGDAGGLITVSSAAALKSSKHPKEAQQLLAFMASEEGQRVITNTSAEYPLHKGMESNRGLKPFSELQPPKVTPADLGNAEEALDLERDVGLN, from the coding sequence ATGATGATCCGCGATACCCATCTCAAGACATCCCTTCTGCGTGGCCTGACCATCACTCTGCTCGGCCTGACCCTGCTCTCCCCAACCGCCTATTCCGCCGACAAGGTCTCCCTGACCCTGTACAACGGCCAGCACAAAGAAGTCGGCGATGAACTCGCCAAGGCCTTCGAAGCCAAGACCGGCATTCACGTCAACGTGCGCAAAGGCAGCAGCAACCAGCTGGCCAGCCAGGTCGTCGAAGAGGGGGACCGCTCCCCTGCCGACGTGATCTACACCGAAGAATCGCCACCACTGAACAAACTCGGCGAACAAGGCCTGCTGGCCAAGATCGACGCCAGCACCCTCGACGTATTGCCCAAGGATTATGTCGGCGCCAATGGCGACTGGATGGGCGTAACCGCACGCACCCGCGTCGTGGCCTTTAACCCGAAACTGATTGCTGAAAAAGACCTGCCTAAATCGGTATTGGATTTCGCCGGTCCCGAGTGGCAAGGCAAGGTTGGCTTTGTGCCCACCAGTGGCGCATTTCAGGAACAGGCCGTGGCGATCATCAAGCTGCACGGCCGCGAAGCCGCCGAAGAATGGCTGACCGGCCTGCGCGCCTTCGGCAAGGTGTACAGCAATAACATGGTCGCCCTCAAAGCCGTGGAGAACGGCGAAGTGGCCACGGTGCTGGTGAACAACTACTACTGGTTCGCGCTGAAGAAAGAAAAAACCAACCTGGACTCCCAACTGCACTACTTCACCAATGGTGATGCCGGCGGCCTGATCACCGTGTCTTCGGCTGCAGCGCTGAAATCCAGCAAGCACCCCAAGGAAGCGCAGCAACTGCTGGCGTTCATGGCCAGTGAAGAAGGCCAACGCGTGATCACCAACACCTCGGCCGAGTACCCGCTGCACAAAGGCATGGAATCCAACCGTGGCCTCAAGCCTTTCAGCGAGCTGCAACCGCCGAAAGTCACCCCTGCCGACTTGGGCAACGCCGAAGAAGCCCTGGACCTGGAACGTGACGTTGGCTTGAACTGA
- a CDS encoding ABC transporter permease, which yields MNPSLSAPASRRGFSPRRKRPSIWLLLPVLLLVGLSLLPLAYVGLKAWQAGWAEAVHLLWRPYVFGLLRNTLALMVGVTLACGVIGLSLAWLLERSNLPGRRIWGVILCLPFAVPAFVSSFTWVSLSANFEGLGGAILVMSLSKYPLVFLPVAATLRNLDPSLEESARTLGLNRWEVFFRVTLPLLWPSLLAGALLIALHMLVEFGALSIIGLQTFTTAIYQQFELEFSNANAAMLSAVLLVMCLTLLWLELRVRGKGRHVRIGQGAARHAEQVRLGKWAPLGQAYCLVLAIIGSGIPLGMLGYWLAVGSSAAFPVAEISEALLSSLALSLGGATLCLVLAVPVGLLVVRYKGQLAIWAERLPYLLHALPGLVIALTLVYFALHYVPALYQTSALLLIAYALLFLPLAQAPIRTALNKAAPQLEEAARTLGASSFSAFCRVTLPIIFPALGAAFALVFLDAMKELTATLLLSPTGLNTLATAVWAHTSNVEFAAAAPYAALLILVSGLPVYLLTTRMYLSR from the coding sequence ATGAACCCATCGCTATCCGCCCCTGCCTCGCGCAGGGGTTTCAGCCCAAGGCGCAAGCGCCCTTCGATCTGGCTGTTACTGCCCGTGCTGTTGCTGGTTGGCCTGAGCCTGCTGCCGCTGGCGTATGTCGGGCTCAAGGCCTGGCAGGCCGGCTGGGCGGAAGCGGTGCACCTGCTGTGGCGGCCCTATGTGTTCGGACTGCTGCGCAACACCCTGGCGCTGATGGTCGGCGTGACGCTGGCATGCGGCGTGATCGGCCTGTCCCTGGCCTGGTTGCTGGAGCGCAGCAACCTGCCAGGGCGACGCATCTGGGGCGTGATCTTGTGCCTGCCGTTTGCGGTGCCGGCATTTGTCAGCAGCTTTACCTGGGTCTCGCTGAGCGCCAACTTCGAAGGGCTCGGCGGCGCGATCCTGGTGATGAGCTTGTCGAAATACCCGCTAGTGTTTTTGCCAGTGGCGGCGACGCTGCGCAACCTTGACCCCTCACTGGAAGAGTCGGCTCGCACCCTGGGACTGAATCGCTGGGAAGTGTTCTTTCGCGTCACATTGCCTTTGCTGTGGCCATCGCTGCTGGCTGGGGCACTGTTGATCGCGCTGCACATGCTGGTGGAATTCGGCGCGCTGTCGATCATCGGGCTGCAGACCTTTACCACCGCGATCTACCAACAATTCGAACTGGAATTCAGCAATGCCAACGCCGCGATGCTCTCGGCGGTGCTGCTGGTGATGTGCCTGACGCTGTTGTGGCTGGAGTTGCGCGTGCGCGGCAAGGGCCGACATGTACGTATCGGCCAGGGCGCGGCGCGGCATGCCGAGCAAGTTCGACTCGGTAAGTGGGCACCGCTGGGCCAGGCGTATTGCCTGGTACTGGCGATCATCGGTAGCGGCATTCCGCTGGGGATGCTTGGGTATTGGTTGGCAGTGGGTTCTTCCGCCGCATTCCCGGTGGCTGAGATCAGTGAAGCGCTGCTGTCTTCATTGGCACTTTCTCTCGGCGGAGCGACGCTATGCTTGGTGCTGGCGGTGCCAGTGGGCCTGCTAGTGGTGCGCTACAAAGGCCAACTGGCGATCTGGGCCGAGCGCCTGCCTTATCTGCTGCACGCCCTGCCCGGCCTGGTGATTGCGTTGACGCTGGTGTATTTCGCCCTGCATTACGTGCCGGCGCTGTACCAGACATCAGCACTGTTGTTGATCGCTTATGCGCTGTTGTTTTTGCCGCTGGCTCAGGCGCCGATTCGTACAGCGCTGAACAAGGCTGCACCGCAGCTGGAAGAGGCTGCGCGTACGCTGGGGGCGTCGTCGTTCAGTGCGTTTTGCCGGGTGACGTTGCCGATTATTTTCCCGGCACTGGGTGCAGCGTTTGCGCTGGTGTTTCTGGATGCGATGAAGGAGTTGACGGCGACGTTGCTGCTCAGCCCGACAGGGTTGAATACATTGGCGACGGCGGTGTGGGCGCATACTTCGAATGTTGAGTTTGCGGCGGCGGCGCCCTATGCGGCGCTGTTGATTCTGGTGTCGGGGTTGCCGGTGTATCTGTTAACGACTCGGATGTATTTGAGCCGCTGA
- a CDS encoding methyl-accepting chemotaxis protein, with amino-acid sequence MSAVLSLLQSRLLRPVFVTLGIALLVQVLVAVALTRSTVTALEADLGNRLGIDSQKLSGELAQAGKEVTSSLDSLSTSTRQRLTAGLSTRLQEEQKQLRATLEKDLQDSANDMAQLLASVAPRAMWDSDVPTLSEFARRAQRNPNVLFVVYDDAAGEHLTRYLNRENPINQALLAKGAGDRALDKVLDAAKSDPSVYYVEASISPNGVEIGKVRMGVSTASVEADLQALDKRFAALIASGDQLVGDSLKGAAADSAAAMGARLQSAQATATQMTANTTSAVQDAAGTLRWRIGMGLALVGLGVLLLIAIVLGRRVVNRLKLLIAAMDDLAAGEGDLTKRVQISSKDEIGDMASAVNRFVDKLQPIVREAGDVAQRTGVEIGAMTLRNAGADAAAGLQRDEVAESLRALSQMADEAQAESHAMQAALQQVVDIRQATDENSRTSAEVGSLIEALAGQVQAGSQVIERLAQQSEQIEVVLTVIHGIAEQTNLLALNAAIEAARAGETGRGFAVVADEVRALASKTQSSTGDIQAHIVALQQGAREAVETIGKAGRQANEGLLVLRDSVRLQQTVQASVEQVHAAIGLATRAAEHQAQGAHAVRGRVEVIHAQAERAAQAVVETTASGKVLDGLAAQLKASLGQFRA; translated from the coding sequence ATGTCTGCCGTTCTCTCATTGTTACAAAGCCGTCTGTTGCGGCCGGTGTTCGTTACCCTAGGTATCGCCCTTTTGGTGCAAGTGCTGGTAGCGGTTGCTCTCACACGCAGCACGGTTACGGCGCTGGAGGCTGATCTGGGCAATCGCCTGGGTATCGACAGCCAGAAACTGTCTGGCGAATTGGCGCAGGCGGGTAAAGAAGTCACGTCCAGTCTGGATAGCTTGTCTACCAGCACCCGTCAGCGTCTGACAGCAGGGCTTTCGACCCGCCTGCAGGAAGAGCAGAAGCAACTGCGTGCGACCCTGGAAAAAGACCTGCAAGACTCCGCCAATGATATGGCGCAACTGCTGGCCTCGGTGGCGCCTCGCGCCATGTGGGACAGCGACGTACCGACGCTGTCGGAGTTTGCGCGCCGTGCGCAGCGCAATCCCAACGTGCTATTTGTAGTTTATGACGACGCCGCGGGTGAGCATTTGACCCGCTACCTGAATCGCGAGAATCCGATCAATCAGGCACTGCTGGCTAAGGGGGCGGGTGATCGCGCGTTGGATAAGGTGCTCGACGCGGCCAAGTCCGACCCTTCCGTGTACTACGTCGAGGCGTCTATCAGCCCCAATGGGGTAGAAATTGGCAAAGTCCGCATGGGCGTTTCGACCGCGTCGGTTGAAGCCGACCTGCAGGCATTGGACAAGCGTTTCGCCGCGCTGATTGCCAGCGGCGATCAACTGGTCGGCGACAGCCTCAAAGGCGCGGCGGCTGACAGCGCGGCCGCCATGGGCGCCCGTTTGCAATCCGCGCAAGCCACGGCCACCCAGATGACCGCCAATACCACCAGCGCCGTTCAGGACGCTGCTGGCACCTTGCGCTGGCGCATCGGCATGGGCCTCGCACTGGTCGGTCTTGGCGTATTGTTGCTGATCGCTATCGTGCTGGGTCGCCGTGTCGTCAACCGTTTGAAGCTGCTGATCGCAGCCATGGATGACCTGGCGGCGGGCGAGGGCGACCTCACCAAGCGTGTGCAGATCAGCAGCAAGGACGAAATCGGCGACATGGCCTCGGCGGTCAATCGCTTTGTGGATAAGTTGCAGCCCATCGTCCGCGAGGCGGGGGATGTGGCCCAGCGTACCGGGGTGGAAATCGGCGCCATGACCTTGCGCAATGCCGGTGCTGATGCAGCGGCGGGCTTGCAGCGTGATGAAGTGGCCGAGAGCTTGCGCGCGCTGTCGCAGATGGCAGACGAAGCACAAGCCGAAAGCCATGCGATGCAGGCGGCGTTGCAGCAGGTGGTGGATATTCGCCAGGCCACGGATGAGAACTCGCGGACTTCGGCGGAGGTCGGCAGTTTGATTGAGGCGCTGGCGGGCCAGGTGCAGGCAGGCTCCCAAGTGATTGAGCGTCTGGCCCAGCAAAGCGAGCAGATCGAGGTGGTGCTGACCGTGATTCACGGCATCGCCGAGCAAACCAACCTGCTGGCGCTCAATGCGGCGATCGAAGCGGCCCGCGCGGGTGAGACCGGTCGCGGCTTTGCCGTGGTGGCAGACGAAGTGCGCGCGCTGGCGAGTAAAACCCAAAGCTCCACCGGTGATATCCAGGCGCATATCGTGGCGTTGCAGCAAGGCGCTCGTGAGGCGGTGGAAACCATCGGCAAGGCCGGACGCCAAGCCAATGAAGGTTTGCTGGTGCTGCGCGATAGCGTGCGCTTGCAGCAGACGGTGCAGGCCTCGGTGGAGCAGGTGCATGCGGCGATTGGCTTGGCGACGCGCGCGGCTGAGCATCAGGCGCAGGGCGCGCATGCGGTGCGTGGTCGCGTTGAAGTGATCCATGCCCAGGCTGAGCGTGCGGCGCAGGCGGTCGTGGAAACGACCGCGAGTGGCAAGGTGCTGGATGGGTTGGCGGCGCAGTTGAAGGCGAGCCTGGGGCAGTTTCGGGCCTGA